The stretch of DNA GACCGACGACCGAGGTGCCCACGGCCAGGTCCACACCGAGGCCGACCGCGTCGACCGTTCCGGCCACGTCCCAGCCGAGCCCGAACTGGTCCCGCGGCGGCGTGAGCCCGATCCGCACGAGCGCGCCGTTCGCCGTTCCCACGTCGACCGGGTTCACCGCGGCCGCGGCCACCTCGATCCGGACCTGCCCCGGCCCCGGCCGGGGAACCGGCGTCTCGATCAGCTCGATCGCATCCGGCCCGTCGAGACGTCGGGCCACCAGTGCACGCACGATCCCAAGATCGGGGAGTTACTCTTCAACGGGAAGAAGGCACCTGGAAGTGCGTACGGCACGCGGAGGAGAGATGGCCACCCGCACCGCCGCCCAGCGCCGCGCCGAGGCCGCGCTGCGCTACGACGCCTACATCGCGTCCTGTCCCACCCGCCAGCTGCTGGAGCGCATCAGCGACAAGTGGGTCACGCTCGTGCTGTCGGCGCTGGCCGGGGGGCCGCAGCGGTACTCGGACCTGAGCAGACGCATCGCAGGCGTCAGCCAGAAGATGCTCACGCAGACGCTGCGCTCGCTCGAGCGGGACGGGCTCGTCAGCCGCGCGGTCACCCCGTCGGTGCCGGTGCGGGTCGACTACGCGCTCACCCCGCTCGGCGCCACGCTCATGCCGTTGCTCGCCCACATCAAGGAGTGGGCCGAGCAGCACATGGACGAGGTGGCCGCGGCGCGC from Pseudonocardia cypriaca encodes:
- a CDS encoding winged helix-turn-helix transcriptional regulator translates to MATRTAAQRRAEAALRYDAYIASCPTRQLLERISDKWVTLVLSALAGGPQRYSDLSRRIAGVSQKMLTQTLRSLERDGLVSRAVTPSVPVRVDYALTPLGATLMPLLAHIKEWAEQHMDEVAAARAGYEGPSASAPAR